The Desmodus rotundus isolate HL8 chromosome 3, HLdesRot8A.1, whole genome shotgun sequence genome includes a region encoding these proteins:
- the LOC128780461 gene encoding olfactory receptor 6C1 — protein sequence MRNHTEVTEFILLGLSDDPKLQVVIFVFLLITYMLSIAGNLTIITLTLLDSHLQSPMYFFLRNFSLVEVSFTTVSIPKFLGTIISGDKTISFNDCIAQLFFFILLGVTEFYLLAAMSYDRYIAICKPLHYTTIMNRRICILLVFSSWLASFLIIFPLLMLLLNLDYCRSNIIDHFTCDYFPLLQLSCSETKLLEIMGFSCAVFTLMFTLALIFLSYLYIIRTILRIPSTSQRTKAFSTCSSHMIVISISYGSCIFMYIKPSAKDRVSLSKGVAVLNTSVAPMLNPFIYSLRNEQVKKALVNMVRKTLSHKQIK from the coding sequence ATGAGAAACCATACAGAAGTAACAGAATTCATCCTCCTGGGACTGTCAGATGACCCAAAGCTTCAGGTGGTGATCTTTGTCTTTCTGCTCATCACCTACATGCTCAGCATCGCTGGAAACCTGACCATCATAACCCTTACCCTGCTGGATTCCCATCTCCAGTCCCCtatgtatttcttcctcagaAATTTCTCCTTAGTAGAGGTTTCATTCACAACTGTCAGTATACCTAAGTTCTTGGGCACCATTATTTCAGGGGATAAAACCATTTCCTTTAATGACTGCattgctcagttattttttttcatcctcttgGGAGTCACTGAATTTTACCTTCTGGCTGCCATGTCCTATGATCGCTATATTGCCATCTGCAAACCTCTGCATTACACGACCATCATGAATCGAAGAATCTGTATACTCCttgtcttctcttcctggctaGCTTCATTCTTAATCATATTCCCCTTACTCATGTTGCTCTTGAATCTCGATTACTGCAGATCAAATATTATTGACCATTTTACCTGTGATTATTTCCCCCTGCTGCAACTTTCTTGTTCAGAAACAAAACTTCTAGAGATAATGGGGTTCTCCTGTGCTGTGTTTACTCTGATGTTCACATTGGCGTTGATATTTCTTTCCTATCTCTATATCATCAGAACGATTTTAAGAATTCCTTCTACTAGTCAGAGGACAAAGGCCTTTTCTACGTGTTCCTCTCACATGATTGTCATCTCCATCTCTTATGGTAGCTGCATTTTTATGTACATTAAACCTTCAGCAAAAGATAGGGTGTCCTTGAGCAAAGGAGTTGCTGTTCTGAACACCTCAGTAgcacccatgctgaacccctttaTTTACAGCTTAAGGAATGAGCAAGTCAAGAAAGCCTTAGTGAACATGGTGAGGAAGACTCTTTCTCACAAGCAAATTAAATAA